A region from the Triticum aestivum cultivar Chinese Spring chromosome 3D, IWGSC CS RefSeq v2.1, whole genome shotgun sequence genome encodes:
- the LOC123075610 gene encoding amino-acid permease BAT1 homolog translates to MAVSSHSVAVAVTDAGANDDADRARLHQMGYKQELKRGLSVVSNFAFSFSIISVLTGVTSTYNTGLRYGGPSSMTLGWLVVAAFNGCVALSMAEICSAYPTSGGLYYWSAKLAGKKWASLASWVTGWFNIVGQWATATSVDFSLAQLIQVIILLATGGTNGGGYVASKYVVLAIYGFILILHGLINSLPIHWLSWFGQLGAFWNAAGVFVLVILIPSVAKERSSADFIFTHLNTDNGMGIHNNAYILGVGLLMSNYCMIGYDTSAHMTEETKNADRSGPIGIVTSVVLSNIFGWIYLVTLTSVVTDIPYLLSADNDAGGYAIAQALYTIFNQTYGSGVGGLVCLGVIAVAMFLCGVACITSNSRMGYAFSRDGAMPYSHLWHRVNKHEVPLNIVWLSVLVAFAMALTSLGSQVAFQAMVSIATLGLYISYALPIFFRVTTARKSFVRGPFHLGRYGVIIGWAAVLWVAFITVLFSLPVAYPVGKDVFNYTPVAVGGVLLLSVGSWVFHARFWFKGPIVNVDTY, encoded by the exons ATGGCCGTGTCGTCGCACTCCGTCGCTGTGGCGGTCACCGACGCTGGTGCCAACGACGACGCGGACCGAGCCCGGCTGCACCAGATGGGCTACAAGCAGGAGCTCAAGCGCGGGCTCAGCGTGGTCTCCAACTTCGCCTTCTCCTTCTCCATCATCTCCGTGCTCACCGGCGTCACGTCCACGTACAACACAGGGCTGCGCTACGGCGGCCCGTCGTCCATGACGCTGGGGTGGCTAGTGGTGGCGGCGTTCAACGGCTGCGTCGCCCTGTCCATGGCGGAGATCTGCTCGGCCTACCCGACCTCCGGTGGGCTCTACTATTGGAGCGCCAAGCTCGCCGGCAAGAAGTGGGCGTCCCTTGCCTCCTGGGTCACCGGCTG GTTCAACATCGTGGGACAG TGGGCGACGGCCACCAGCGTGGACTTCTCGCTGGCCCAGCTCATCCAGGTGATCATCTTGCTGGCCACCGGCGGCACCAACGGCGGCGGCTACGTCGCGTCTAAGTACGTCGTCTTGGCCATCTACGGCTTCATCCTCATCCTGCATGGCCTCATCAACAGCCTCCCCATCCACTGGCTCTCCTGGTTTGGGCAGCTCGGCGCGTTCTGGAACGCTGCAG GTGTGTTTGTGCTGGTGATCTTGATTCCGTCTGTTGCCAAGGAGCGGTCGAGTGCCGACTTCATCTTCACGCACCTCAACACGGACAATGGCATGGGCATCCATAACAATGCTTACATTCTAGGGGTGGGGCTGTTGATGAGCAACTACTGCATGATCGGCTACGATACATCTGCTCATATG ACAGAAGAAACGAAGAACGCCGATAGGAGCGGTCCGATTGGGATTGTCACTTCGGTCGTTCTCTCAAACATCTTTGGGTGGATTTACCTGGTGACCTTGACTTCAGTTGTGACAGACATCCCGTACCTGCTAAGTGCCGATAATGATGCTGGCGGCTATGCCATCGCTCAGGCTCTCTACACCATATTCAACCAGACGTACGGCAGTGGTGTTGGTGGGCTCGTGTGCCTCGGCGTCATTGCTGTCGCCATGTTCCTCTGCGGTGTTGCGTGCATCACGAGCAATTCAAG GATGGGGTATGCCTTCTCAAGGGACGGAGCCATGCCGTACTCGCACCTTTGGCACCGGGTGAACAAGCACGAGGTGCCGTTGAACATTGTCTGGCTGTCCGTGCTTGTGGCCTTCGCCATGGCTCTCACG TCACTGGGGAGCCAGGTGGCCTTCCAGGCGATGGTGTCCATTGCGACTCTAGGGTTGTACATCTCTTATGCGTTGCCCATCTTCTTCCGGGTGACGACCGCCCGAAAGTCATTCGTCCGAGGGCCGTTTCATCTCGGCAGGTACGGTGTGATCATCGGCTGGGCCGCCGTGCTGTGGGTGGCCTTCATCACCGTGCTATTCTCGCTGCCGGTGGCATACCCTGTGGGAAAGGACGTCTTCAACTACACGCCAGTTGCCGTCGGCGGGGTGTTGTTGCTCAGTGTTGGCTCTTGGGTGTTCCATGCTCGGTTCTGGTTCAAGGGACCCATCGTGAACGTTGACACATACTAG